A single window of Martelella sp. NC20 DNA harbors:
- the metH gene encoding methionine synthase: MFDDLFGEEAPRRDGKEIRAALEKAARERILVLDGAMGTQIQGLGFDEDHFRGDRFIGCACHQKGNNDLLILSQPKAVEDIHFAYAMAGADIIETNTFSGTRIAQADYQMEGIVYDLNRDGARVARRAALRAEKEDGRRRFVAGAVGPTNRTASISPDVNNPGYRAVSFDQLRDAYREQINGLIDGGSDLILIETIFDTLNAKAAVFAARQAFREKGIELPLMISGTITDLSGRTLSGQTPTAFWNSLSHADAFTIGLNCALGADAMLPHLQELSGVADTYICAYPNAGLPNEFGLYDQDPDEMAALIRPFAEQGLVNVIGGCCGSTPEHIASIRDTVSAFAPREVPEHRAVMSLSGLEPFTLTKDIPFVNVGERTNVTGSAKFRKLITNADYAAALDVARDQVEAGAQIIDINMDEGLIDSQKAMVEYLNLIAAEPDISRVPLMIDSSKWEIIEAGLKCAQGKSLVNSISLKEGEEQFIERAQLIRDYGAATVVMAFDEKGQADTYERKVEICTRAYNILTQKVGFPPEDIVFDPNIFAIATGIEEHDNYGVDFLEATKAIRETLPGAHISGGVSNLSFSFRGNEPVRQAMHAVFLYHAIQAGMDMGIVNAGQLIVYESIDPELREACEDVVMNRRSDATERLLEIAERYRGTGKTEARKQDLTWREWPVEKRLEHALVNGITEYIEGDVEEARQAAERPLHVIEGPLMAGMNVVGDLFGAGKMFLPQVVKSARVMKQGVAVLLPYMEEEKRLNGDEQGQAAGKVIMATVKGDVHDIGKNIVGVVLACNNYEIIDLGVMVPSEKILAAAKEHKADIIGLSGLITPSLDEMVHVAAEMERQGFDIPLLIGGATTSRVHTAVKIHPAYEKGQAIYVTDASRAVGVVSSLLTPEARDGYIGNIRAEYAKVADAHRKAEAAKNRLPLPAARANAVKIDWNAYEPTRPSFLGTKTFEDYDLETLARYIDWTPFFQTWEMRGRYPDILKDEKQGETARQLFADAQAMLKQIIDEKWFRPRAVIGFWPANAVGDDIRLYSDDSRGEDLATFFTLRQQLSKRGDRPNVAISDFVAPVESGKQDYVGGFVVTAGIEEVAIAERFERANDDYSSIMVKALADRFAEAFAECMHERVRREYWGYAPDEAFSNVELIGESYGGIRPAPGYPAQPDHTEKKTLFELLDAEKEAGVELTESYAMWPGSSVSGIYIGHPDSYYFGVAKVERDQVEDYARRKGMSIEEIERWLSPILNYIPADAKPVDDAA, from the coding sequence ATGTTTGACGACCTGTTCGGGGAAGAAGCGCCCAGGCGCGATGGCAAGGAAATCCGCGCCGCGCTGGAAAAGGCCGCGCGCGAGCGCATTCTGGTTCTCGACGGCGCCATGGGGACGCAGATCCAGGGCCTGGGTTTCGATGAGGACCATTTCCGCGGCGACCGCTTCATCGGCTGCGCCTGCCACCAGAAGGGCAATAACGACCTTCTGATCCTGTCGCAGCCGAAGGCGGTGGAGGATATTCATTTCGCCTACGCGATGGCCGGCGCCGACATCATCGAGACCAACACGTTTTCGGGAACGCGCATCGCGCAGGCCGATTACCAGATGGAAGGGATTGTCTACGACCTCAACCGGGATGGCGCGCGGGTTGCCCGCCGCGCGGCGCTCCGGGCCGAAAAGGAAGACGGCCGTCGCCGGTTCGTGGCCGGCGCCGTCGGCCCGACAAACCGCACCGCGTCGATTTCGCCGGACGTGAACAATCCCGGATACCGCGCTGTTTCCTTTGATCAATTGCGCGATGCCTATCGCGAGCAGATCAACGGGCTTATCGATGGCGGTTCCGACCTGATCCTGATCGAGACGATCTTCGATACGCTGAACGCCAAGGCGGCCGTGTTCGCCGCGCGTCAGGCGTTTCGCGAAAAAGGCATCGAACTGCCGCTGATGATTTCCGGCACGATCACCGATCTCTCCGGCCGCACATTGTCGGGCCAGACGCCGACGGCATTCTGGAACTCGCTGTCGCATGCCGACGCGTTCACCATCGGGCTCAACTGCGCGCTTGGCGCGGATGCCATGCTGCCGCATCTGCAGGAATTGTCCGGCGTCGCCGATACCTATATCTGCGCCTACCCCAATGCCGGCCTGCCGAACGAGTTCGGACTCTACGATCAGGACCCGGACGAAATGGCCGCCCTGATCCGCCCGTTTGCCGAGCAGGGGCTTGTCAACGTCATCGGCGGCTGCTGCGGCTCCACGCCCGAGCACATCGCCAGCATCCGCGACACCGTCAGCGCCTTTGCCCCGCGCGAGGTGCCGGAACATCGCGCCGTCATGTCGCTGTCGGGCCTTGAACCGTTCACGCTGACGAAGGACATTCCTTTCGTCAATGTCGGCGAGCGCACCAATGTCACGGGCTCGGCCAAGTTCCGCAAGCTGATCACCAATGCCGATTATGCCGCAGCCCTCGATGTTGCCCGCGATCAGGTCGAGGCCGGCGCGCAGATCATCGACATCAACATGGATGAAGGGCTGATCGATTCGCAAAAGGCGATGGTCGAGTATCTGAACCTGATCGCCGCAGAGCCGGATATCTCCCGCGTGCCGCTGATGATCGACTCCTCCAAATGGGAGATCATCGAAGCCGGCCTGAAATGCGCGCAGGGCAAGTCGCTGGTCAACTCGATCTCGCTGAAGGAAGGCGAGGAACAGTTCATCGAGCGCGCGCAGCTCATCCGCGATTATGGCGCGGCAACCGTGGTGATGGCGTTCGACGAGAAGGGCCAGGCCGACACCTATGAGCGCAAGGTGGAGATCTGTACCCGGGCCTATAATATCCTGACGCAAAAGGTCGGATTTCCGCCGGAAGATATTGTTTTCGATCCGAATATCTTCGCAATTGCCACCGGCATCGAGGAGCACGACAATTACGGCGTCGACTTTCTGGAGGCGACCAAGGCCATCCGCGAGACGCTGCCGGGCGCGCATATTTCCGGCGGGGTCTCGAACCTCTCCTTCTCCTTCCGCGGCAACGAGCCGGTGCGCCAGGCGATGCATGCGGTGTTCCTCTACCACGCCATCCAGGCGGGCATGGACATGGGCATCGTCAATGCCGGCCAGCTGATCGTCTACGAGAGCATCGATCCCGAACTGCGCGAGGCCTGCGAGGACGTGGTGATGAACCGGCGCTCCGATGCGACCGAGCGGCTGCTGGAGATTGCCGAGCGCTATCGCGGCACGGGCAAGACCGAGGCCCGAAAGCAGGATCTGACGTGGCGCGAATGGCCGGTCGAGAAGCGACTGGAACATGCGCTCGTCAACGGCATCACCGAATATATCGAAGGCGATGTCGAGGAAGCCCGGCAGGCCGCCGAACGGCCTCTGCACGTCATCGAGGGGCCGCTGATGGCCGGCATGAACGTCGTCGGCGATCTGTTCGGCGCGGGCAAGATGTTCCTGCCCCAGGTGGTCAAATCCGCCCGCGTGATGAAGCAGGGCGTGGCGGTGCTGCTGCCCTACATGGAAGAGGAAAAGCGCCTCAATGGCGACGAGCAGGGCCAGGCCGCCGGCAAGGTGATCATGGCGACCGTCAAGGGCGACGTGCACGATATCGGCAAGAACATCGTCGGCGTCGTGCTGGCCTGCAACAATTACGAGATCATCGATCTCGGCGTGATGGTGCCGTCCGAAAAGATCCTCGCCGCTGCGAAGGAGCACAAGGCCGATATCATCGGGCTTTCCGGCCTGATCACGCCCTCGCTCGATGAAATGGTGCATGTCGCCGCCGAAATGGAGCGCCAGGGCTTCGATATTCCGCTGCTGATCGGCGGGGCGACGACCAGCCGCGTCCATACCGCGGTGAAGATCCATCCGGCTTACGAGAAGGGGCAGGCGATCTATGTGACCGATGCGAGCCGCGCGGTCGGTGTCGTGTCGTCGCTGCTGACGCCGGAGGCGCGCGACGGCTATATCGGCAATATCCGCGCCGAATATGCCAAGGTCGCCGATGCCCACCGCAAGGCGGAGGCCGCCAAGAACCGGCTGCCGCTGCCGGCAGCGCGCGCCAACGCCGTCAAGATCGACTGGAACGCCTACGAGCCGACGCGGCCGTCCTTCCTGGGCACGAAGACCTTCGAGGATTACGACCTCGAAACACTGGCGCGCTATATCGACTGGACCCCGTTCTTCCAGACCTGGGAGATGAGGGGCCGCTATCCCGATATCCTGAAGGACGAAAAGCAGGGCGAAACCGCGCGCCAGCTGTTTGCCGACGCGCAGGCGATGCTGAAGCAGATCATCGACGAGAAATGGTTCCGGCCGCGCGCCGTGATCGGGTTCTGGCCGGCCAATGCGGTGGGCGACGATATCCGGCTTTACAGCGACGACAGCCGCGGCGAGGACCTCGCCACATTCTTCACGCTCCGCCAGCAGCTTTCCAAGCGCGGCGACCGGCCGAATGTGGCGATATCCGATTTCGTCGCGCCGGTCGAAAGCGGCAAGCAGGATTATGTCGGCGGCTTCGTGGTGACGGCGGGGATCGAGGAAGTCGCGATCGCCGAGCGTTTCGAGCGCGCCAATGACGACTATTCCTCGATCATGGTCAAGGCGCTCGCCGACCGTTTCGCGGAAGCCTTCGCCGAATGCATGCATGAACGGGTGCGTCGCGAATACTGGGGCTATGCGCCGGACGAGGCGTTTTCCAATGTCGAGTTGATCGGCGAATCCTATGGCGGCATCCGCCCCGCGCCCGGCTATCCGGCCCAGCCGGATCACACCGAGAAGAAAACACTGTTCGAGCTTCTCGATGCCGAAAAGGAGGCCGGTGTCGAACTGACGGAAAGCTATGCGATGTGGCCCGGTTCCTCGGTGTCCGGCATCTATATCGGCCATCCCGACAGCTATTATTTCGGCGTCGCCAAGGTCGAGCGCGACCAGGTGGAAGACTATGCGCGGCGCAAGGGCATGAGCATCGAGGAAATCGAACGCTGGCTCTCCCCGATCCTGAATTACATTCCGGCGGATGCCAAGCCGGTGGATGACGCCGCCTGA
- the argC gene encoding N-acetyl-gamma-glutamyl-phosphate reductase encodes MAAKIFIDGEHGTTGLQIRTRMESRRDVEMLSIPHEERRNAAMREDMLNSADIAILCLPDDASREAVAMLSGNNKVRVIDTSTAFRTDPEWAYGFAEMDKAQAERIRSARNVANPGCYPTGAISLIRPLRAAGILPDSYPVTVNAVSGYTGGGKAMIAQMEDTGRYDHIDAPHFLYGLNLKHKHVPEMTTHGLLARAPIFSPSVGRFAQGMLVQVPFYLEDLTGNQTPETIHATLAEFYAGQDIVQVVPLEQSAALPRVNAEELAGQDIMKLYVFGSATHVNLVAQLDNLGKGASGAAVQNMDLMLSA; translated from the coding sequence ATGGCAGCGAAAATCTTCATCGACGGCGAACACGGCACAACGGGCCTGCAGATCCGCACCCGCATGGAAAGCCGCCGCGACGTCGAAATGCTGTCGATCCCGCATGAGGAACGGCGCAATGCGGCGATGCGCGAGGACATGCTCAACAGCGCCGATATCGCGATCCTGTGCCTGCCGGATGACGCTTCCAGAGAGGCCGTCGCGATGCTTTCGGGCAACAACAAGGTGCGCGTCATCGACACCTCGACCGCCTTCCGCACCGATCCAGAATGGGCCTATGGCTTTGCCGAGATGGACAAGGCCCAGGCCGAGCGCATCCGTTCCGCCCGCAATGTCGCCAATCCCGGCTGCTATCCGACCGGGGCCATCAGCCTGATCCGGCCGCTGCGGGCCGCCGGAATATTGCCCGACAGCTATCCCGTCACCGTCAACGCGGTCTCCGGCTATACCGGCGGCGGCAAGGCGATGATCGCGCAGATGGAGGATACCGGCCGCTACGACCATATCGACGCGCCGCATTTCCTTTACGGCCTCAACCTGAAGCACAAGCACGTGCCGGAGATGACGACCCACGGACTTCTTGCCCGCGCGCCGATCTTCTCGCCGTCCGTCGGCCGCTTCGCACAAGGCATGCTGGTGCAGGTGCCGTTTTATCTGGAAGACCTTACGGGCAACCAGACGCCGGAGACCATCCACGCCACGCTTGCCGAATTCTATGCCGGACAGGACATCGTGCAGGTCGTGCCGCTCGAACAGAGCGCCGCGCTTCCCCGCGTCAACGCCGAGGAACTCGCCGGCCAGGACATCATGAAGCTCTACGTGTTCGGCAGCGCCACTCACGTCAATCTGGTCGCCCAGCTCGACAATCTCGGCAAGGGCGCCTCGGGGGCCGCGGTGCAGAACATGGACCTGATGCTGTCGGCGTGA
- a CDS encoding DODA-type extradiol aromatic ring-opening family dioxygenase, with protein MSQQTRLPVLFIPHGGGPWPFMQGPEGNLPDDDPWKELEIFLKSIDAMIGRRPKAVLVISAHWEKVDKLTVSTASNPPMLFDYYGFPPHTYKLDYPAPGSPFIAEHVRDVLRAAGIETAADAERGFDHGVFIPFMMIYPHADVPVIMMSLDPDLTAETHFRVGQALEGLRDEDILIVGSGLSYHNMRMFGRRDVEHEQAATRFDDWLTEAVAIENPVARAERLAEWKDNPDARAAHVPDHDHLVPVFAAAGAAGPDAGERIFRGSFLGKPYSAYRFG; from the coding sequence ATGTCACAACAAACGCGCCTTCCCGTCCTGTTCATCCCCCACGGGGGCGGTCCCTGGCCGTTCATGCAGGGGCCGGAAGGCAATCTTCCCGATGACGATCCGTGGAAAGAGCTGGAAATTTTCCTGAAGAGCATCGATGCCATGATCGGTCGGCGCCCGAAGGCGGTTCTGGTGATTTCCGCGCATTGGGAAAAGGTCGACAAGCTCACGGTCTCGACGGCGTCCAACCCGCCAATGCTGTTCGACTATTACGGCTTTCCGCCCCACACCTATAAGCTCGACTACCCCGCCCCCGGCTCGCCGTTCATCGCCGAGCATGTCCGCGACGTCCTGCGCGCGGCCGGCATTGAAACGGCGGCGGATGCCGAACGCGGCTTCGACCACGGCGTCTTCATCCCGTTCATGATGATCTATCCGCATGCGGATGTGCCGGTGATCATGATGTCGCTCGATCCGGACCTTACGGCCGAAACCCATTTTCGGGTCGGACAGGCGCTGGAAGGCCTGCGGGACGAGGATATCCTGATCGTGGGTTCAGGCCTTTCCTATCACAATATGCGCATGTTCGGCCGCAGGGACGTCGAACATGAACAGGCAGCAACCCGCTTCGACGACTGGCTGACGGAGGCGGTGGCGATCGAAAACCCGGTCGCGCGCGCCGAAAGACTGGCCGAGTGGAAAGACAACCCCGATGCCCGCGCCGCCCATGTACCCGACCACGACCATCTCGTACCGGTGTTTGCCGCCGCGGGCGCCGCCGGTCCGGATGCCGGCGAACGCATCTTCCGGGGCAGCTTTCTCGGCAAGCCCTATTCGGCCTACCGCTTCGGCTGA
- a CDS encoding acetate/propionate family kinase, with protein MNGSILALNAGSSSLKFRLYEVHGEQFSLILRGQFDGLNATPHLAVKEASGKEIADFDLVLEDNMREDMLGRIFEIIVPYTVNNPLRAVGHRILHGGERFSAPVLLDDAVLDYLETLVPMGPLHQPANLASVKLFRKIRPDLPQVACFDTAFHVNIDERAARYPIPRKYGDKGYRRFGFHGLSYTYIAERLRGISDYLARKRCVVAHLGNGSSLCAMRNGKAVDTTMGMTPLGGLMMGTRSGTVDPGLVLALIETEGLSPADLKHMLYYDSGLLGVSGISPDLRTLLASDDPHAAQAIALYVFSATREIASMAASMEGMDALVFTAGIGENSAVIRKMICDRLAWIGVILDEEANAANAAIISAPESRIEMRIIPTDEEVVLARQTARVIGEREHGDAAA; from the coding sequence ATGAACGGCAGCATCCTGGCGCTGAACGCCGGTTCTTCCAGCCTGAAATTTCGTCTCTACGAAGTGCATGGCGAGCAGTTTTCGCTCATCCTGCGCGGCCAGTTCGACGGTCTCAACGCCACGCCGCATCTTGCGGTGAAGGAGGCGAGCGGCAAGGAAATCGCCGATTTCGACCTGGTGCTCGAAGACAATATGCGCGAGGACATGCTCGGGCGTATTTTCGAGATCATCGTGCCCTATACCGTCAACAATCCGCTGCGCGCCGTCGGCCATCGCATCCTGCATGGCGGTGAGCGGTTTTCGGCGCCGGTGTTGCTCGACGATGCGGTTCTCGACTATCTGGAGACCCTGGTGCCGATGGGGCCGCTGCATCAGCCCGCCAATCTCGCCTCGGTCAAGCTGTTCCGGAAAATCCGGCCCGACCTGCCGCAGGTTGCCTGTTTCGACACCGCCTTCCACGTCAATATCGACGAGCGCGCCGCGCGTTATCCGATCCCGCGCAAATATGGCGACAAGGGCTATCGCCGGTTCGGCTTTCATGGGCTGTCCTACACCTATATCGCCGAGCGGCTGCGCGGCATTTCCGACTATCTCGCGCGCAAGCGCTGCGTGGTCGCGCATCTCGGCAACGGCTCCAGCCTGTGCGCCATGCGCAACGGCAAGGCGGTCGATACCACGATGGGCATGACGCCGCTTGGCGGCCTGATGATGGGGACGCGCTCCGGCACTGTCGATCCCGGACTGGTGCTGGCGCTGATAGAGACCGAGGGGCTTTCGCCGGCCGATCTCAAGCACATGCTCTATTACGATTCCGGCCTGCTTGGCGTTTCGGGCATTTCGCCGGACCTGCGCACGCTGCTTGCCAGCGACGATCCGCATGCCGCCCAGGCGATCGCGCTTTACGTGTTTTCCGCCACCCGCGAAATCGCATCCATGGCGGCGAGCATGGAGGGGATGGACGCGCTGGTATTTACCGCAGGCATCGGCGAGAACTCGGCCGTGATCCGCAAGATGATCTGCGACCGGCTTGCCTGGATCGGGGTGATCCTCGATGAGGAGGCCAACGCCGCCAATGCCGCCATCATCTCCGCGCCGGAAAGCCGCATCGAGATGCGCATCATTCCGACGGATGAGGAAGTGGTGCTGGCCAGGCAGACCGCGCGGGTGATCGGGGAGAGGGAGCATGGCGACGCGGCGGCGTGA
- a CDS encoding helix-turn-helix domain-containing protein, translated as MTTPHQIRAARALLGLSRNQAARLAGIDRNLLLQAEDETAERDLAVFDGLEKTFVKQGVVFIEDGEDGFGPGVRLKQQIGHCSGIRPENLNSANDG; from the coding sequence ATGACAACACCGCATCAAATCCGCGCTGCCCGCGCGCTTCTGGGACTATCGCGCAATCAGGCAGCCCGGCTCGCCGGCATTGACCGCAACCTTTTGCTGCAGGCGGAAGACGAAACGGCCGAGCGCGATCTCGCCGTCTTCGACGGGCTGGAAAAGACCTTCGTCAAACAGGGCGTGGTCTTCATCGAGGACGGTGAGGACGGTTTCGGCCCCGGCGTCCGGCTGAAACAGCAGATCGGCCATTGCAGCGGCATCCGGCCGGAAAACCTGAATTCCGCCAATGACGGTTGA
- a CDS encoding AGE family epimerase/isomerase → MKPKINTLVAPPRWIKRPYHREWLMQQANNLFDYFQYRSVNPKGGFYEFDKDGRPTGGDNPVRGIHTTTRMVHCMAIGHLLGRPGCDDLMDHGMNYLWEHHRDKQHGGYFWQIDNNGPLANPTKQAYGHAFVLLAASSAKFAGHPLADAMIADVTEVINTRFWEEKHGAVAEEFETDWTPVPGYRGQNCNMHMTEALMEAYEVTGNVEYLAKAKRIAELIIKKHAVSCEYRVAEHFTEDWQIDYNYSGNEMFRPAGTTPGHWLEWTRLLLQLYTLTGRSHEWMPKAARELFVSAFKYGWDFEKRGIFYTLDWNNQPRNRAKLWWPHAEGIGATHFLTANFGEDMHMYAYRKQWSFIANHLLDHEKGGWHEELSEDLVPQSTLFAGKSDIYHALQACLIPLYPAVGSLPEMIFRDVKQP, encoded by the coding sequence ATGAAGCCGAAGATCAACACGCTGGTCGCACCGCCGCGCTGGATCAAGAGGCCCTATCACCGAGAATGGCTGATGCAGCAGGCGAACAACCTCTTCGACTACTTCCAGTACCGTTCGGTCAATCCCAAGGGCGGGTTTTACGAATTCGACAAGGACGGAAGGCCGACCGGCGGCGACAATCCCGTGCGCGGCATCCACACCACCACCCGCATGGTCCACTGCATGGCGATCGGCCATCTTCTGGGCCGGCCGGGCTGCGACGACCTGATGGACCACGGCATGAACTATCTGTGGGAGCATCATCGCGACAAGCAGCATGGCGGCTATTTCTGGCAGATCGACAATAACGGCCCGCTCGCCAACCCCACCAAGCAGGCCTATGGCCATGCCTTCGTGCTGCTCGCCGCCTCCTCCGCCAAATTCGCCGGCCATCCGCTGGCCGACGCGATGATCGCCGACGTCACCGAGGTGATCAACACCCGCTTCTGGGAAGAGAAGCATGGCGCGGTTGCCGAGGAATTCGAGACCGACTGGACGCCAGTGCCCGGCTATCGCGGCCAGAACTGCAACATGCACATGACCGAAGCGCTGATGGAAGCCTATGAGGTGACCGGCAATGTCGAATACCTCGCCAAGGCCAAGCGCATCGCCGAGCTGATCATCAAGAAGCACGCAGTCTCGTGCGAATACCGCGTGGCCGAGCATTTCACCGAAGACTGGCAGATCGACTACAATTATTCCGGCAACGAGATGTTCCGGCCCGCCGGCACCACGCCCGGCCACTGGCTCGAATGGACCCGGCTTCTGCTCCAGCTCTACACGCTGACCGGGCGCTCGCACGAATGGATGCCGAAAGCCGCGCGCGAATTGTTCGTGTCCGCCTTCAAATACGGTTGGGACTTCGAAAAGCGCGGCATCTTCTACACGCTCGACTGGAACAACCAGCCCAGGAACCGGGCAAAGCTGTGGTGGCCGCATGCCGAGGGCATCGGCGCCACCCACTTCCTGACGGCCAATTTCGGCGAGGACATGCATATGTATGCCTATCGCAAGCAGTGGAGCTTCATCGCCAACCACCTGCTCGATCATGAAAAGGGCGGCTGGCATGAGGAATTGTCGGAGGATCTGGTCCCACAATCCACGCTGTTTGCCGGCAAGAGCGACATCTATCACGCGCTTCAGGCCTGCCTCATTCCGCTCTATCCCGCCGTTGGCAGCCTGCCGGAGATGATCTTCCGCGACGTCAAGCAGCCCTGA
- a CDS encoding COX15/CtaA family protein produces MMAFGRNIAWSEDELRFNAAMVRGWLYFVVLVLFCLVIVGGATRLTHSGLSITEWKPLHGVIPPLNLSQWQEEFELYKRIPEYQLVNKGMSLAEFQGLFWWEWAHRLLARGVGLIFAVPLLLFWVSGRLPKGLGLPLVGVLALGGFQGFIGWWMVSSGLSERTDVSQYRLAVHLIMACLIIASCVYIGRGLAPRKHEHVGGAHWLAALLLVATFVQLYLGALVAGLDAGLSYNTWPLMDGALVPGGLLLHQPGWINFFENPKTVQFAHRCGGYGLLALALMHFVIEWRSAVSRGLDLELSQHARGALILLVAVIIQAAIGIVTLVTMMPLPIALTHQAMAIIVLIIVTAHLRGYRAPRFELA; encoded by the coding sequence ATGATGGCGTTTGGAAGAAACATCGCGTGGAGCGAGGACGAATTGCGGTTCAACGCCGCCATGGTGCGCGGCTGGCTTTATTTCGTGGTGCTGGTGCTGTTCTGTCTCGTGATCGTCGGCGGGGCGACGCGCCTGACCCATTCCGGGTTGTCCATCACCGAGTGGAAGCCGCTGCATGGCGTTATACCGCCGCTCAATTTGTCTCAGTGGCAGGAAGAGTTCGAGCTTTACAAGCGTATTCCCGAATACCAGCTTGTAAACAAGGGTATGTCCCTTGCTGAGTTCCAGGGCCTGTTCTGGTGGGAATGGGCGCACCGGCTTCTGGCCCGCGGCGTAGGGCTGATCTTCGCGGTGCCGTTGTTGCTGTTCTGGGTCTCCGGACGGCTGCCCAAGGGGCTGGGTCTGCCGCTTGTCGGCGTTCTGGCGCTCGGCGGGTTTCAGGGCTTCATCGGCTGGTGGATGGTGTCCTCCGGCCTTTCGGAGCGCACCGATGTCAGCCAGTACCGTCTCGCGGTGCACCTGATCATGGCCTGTCTGATCATCGCCTCATGTGTCTATATCGGTCGCGGGCTTGCGCCGCGCAAGCATGAGCATGTCGGCGGCGCGCACTGGCTTGCGGCACTTCTGCTGGTCGCGACCTTCGTGCAGCTCTATCTCGGCGCGCTGGTGGCGGGTCTCGATGCCGGCCTTTCCTACAACACCTGGCCGCTGATGGATGGCGCGCTCGTGCCCGGCGGCCTGCTCCTGCACCAGCCGGGCTGGATCAATTTCTTCGAAAACCCGAAAACGGTGCAGTTCGCCCATCGCTGCGGCGGCTACGGTCTGCTGGCGCTGGCGCTCATGCATTTCGTCATCGAATGGCGCAGCGCCGTTTCGCGCGGGCTCGACCTGGAACTGTCCCAGCATGCCCGCGGCGCGCTGATCCTGCTTGTTGCCGTGATCATCCAGGCCGCGATCGGGATTGTCACGCTGGTGACGATGATGCCGCTTCCGATCGCGCTTACGCATCAGGCGATGGCGATCATCGTGCTGATCATCGTCACCGCCCATCTGCGCGGTTACCGCGCGCCGCGCTTCGAACTTGCATAG
- a CDS encoding DUF2842 domain-containing protein → MPVRLRKFIGTIAIVTLVIVYALTATMLATVVLDGRSAGAALIYFILTGLLWIIPAMFIIKWMAGPPANRG, encoded by the coding sequence GTGCCAGTCAGATTGCGCAAATTTATCGGGACGATCGCGATCGTCACCCTCGTCATCGTCTATGCACTGACGGCTACCATGCTGGCAACCGTCGTGCTCGACGGCCGTTCCGCAGGCGCCGCCCTGATCTATTTCATCCTGACCGGCCTGTTGTGGATCATCCCGGCGATGTTCATCATCAAGTGGATGGCGGGTCCGCCGGCCAATCGCGGATGA